Proteins encoded together in one Candidatus Cloacimonadota bacterium window:
- the porA gene encoding pyruvate ferredoxin oxidoreductase gives MKKTMMGNFAASWGAQLARVQVIAAYPITPQTLIVEKLSEIVADGELDAKFIKVESEHSAMAACIGASATGARAYTATSAQGLALMHEMLHWAGLARLPIVMANVNRAMAPGWSIWADQNDSLSQRDTGWMQIFASSAQDILDSTLLGYKVSEKVLLPTLISFDAFFLSHTMEVVDMPEIELVDKFLPPYNPDYKLDVKDPRSFGALTDEQYYYEFRYMMQQSMDEAVGVIKEAGKEYEKLTGRLYDLVHSYRCEDADMILVTSGTIGETANVAVDELRAEGKKVGNMRIRVIRPYPKKDIIETIKDAKKLAVIDRNISPGYSGIFSQELKSALYNEVDVPIRSYIAGLGGRDVKIEDIKELAYDALKNDTPNDLIWKGVKR, from the coding sequence ATGAAAAAGACGATGATGGGAAACTTTGCAGCTTCATGGGGTGCGCAGCTTGCACGCGTGCAGGTTATTGCAGCATATCCGATAACACCTCAGACGCTCATTGTTGAAAAATTATCTGAGATCGTTGCAGACGGCGAACTGGATGCAAAGTTCATCAAGGTTGAATCCGAGCATTCTGCTATGGCTGCCTGTATTGGAGCTTCGGCTACCGGCGCACGAGCGTATACCGCAACAAGTGCCCAAGGGCTTGCTCTTATGCATGAGATGCTTCACTGGGCTGGTCTTGCTCGTCTGCCGATTGTTATGGCGAATGTGAATAGAGCGATGGCACCGGGCTGGTCCATCTGGGCAGATCAAAATGACAGTCTGTCTCAGCGTGACACAGGTTGGATGCAGATCTTTGCTTCAAGTGCACAGGATATTCTCGATTCAACATTACTGGGATATAAGGTGAGCGAGAAAGTGTTACTTCCAACTCTCATTTCTTTTGATGCCTTCTTCCTTTCACATACAATGGAAGTTGTTGACATGCCGGAAATAGAACTTGTTGATAAATTTCTCCCGCCCTATAATCCTGATTACAAATTAGATGTTAAAGATCCACGCTCTTTTGGCGCATTGACGGATGAGCAGTACTACTATGAATTCCGCTATATGATGCAGCAATCCATGGATGAAGCAGTTGGCGTTATCAAGGAAGCAGGGAAAGAATATGAAAAATTGACTGGAAGATTATATGATCTGGTTCATTCTTATAGATGTGAGGATGCGGATATGATCCTCGTAACATCAGGCACGATCGGAGAGACGGCGAACGTTGCAGTTGATGAGCTTCGTGCTGAAGGCAAGAAGGTTGGCAACATGCGCATACGTGTGATCCGTCCTTATCCAAAGAAAGATATTATTGAAACGATCAAAGATGCAAAGAAGCTTGCGGTTATCGATAGAAATATTTCTCCGGGATATTCGGGCATATTCTCACAGGAACTCAAATCTGCTCTGTACAATGAAGTTGATGTGCCTATCCGCTCATATATTGCAGGTCTCGGCGGACGCGATGTCAAGATCGAGGATATTAAGGAATTGGCTTACGATGCACTTAAGAATGACACACCAAATGATTTGATATGGAAAGGAGTCAAACGATGA
- a CDS encoding 4Fe-4S binding protein, with protein MVIKFQKNDKPVKITGAKDMPPMAAALGSMLQNKTGSWRNVRPIIDYDKCIKCFICWKICPEPAIKIVDEIPVIDYDYCKGCLMCLEECPKDAIDYEKEGK; from the coding sequence ATGGTTATTAAATTTCAGAAAAATGATAAGCCGGTAAAGATCACCGGTGCAAAGGATATGCCGCCTATGGCTGCTGCTCTTGGCTCAATGCTTCAAAATAAGACCGGCAGCTGGCGAAATGTTCGTCCGATTATCGATTATGATAAATGTATCAAATGTTTTATTTGCTGGAAGATCTGTCCAGAACCAGCGATCAAAATCGTGGATGAAATACCTGTTATTGATTATGATTATTGCAAGGGATGTCTTATGTGTCTTGAAGAATGTCCCAAAGATGCGATTGATTATGAAAAGGAGGGCAAATGA
- a CDS encoding pyruvate ferredoxin oxidoreductase subunit gamma translates to MIEIRMHGRGGQGAVKASFVLAEAAFQGGKYVQAFPRFGVERRGAPVEAFTRIDDKPVQIRSQIYYPDGVIVLDPTLTEVVDVTKGLKKGGWILINSDKSADYYDFGDEYKVYTVDATDIAVQNKLGSRTAPIVNTAIVGAFAKLTGIVKIDAVFKGIESSIPRSQEANKKAAKQAYDSIVSE, encoded by the coding sequence ATGATAGAGATCCGTATGCATGGCCGTGGCGGTCAGGGAGCGGTGAAGGCTTCTTTTGTGCTGGCTGAAGCAGCTTTTCAGGGTGGAAAGTATGTTCAGGCATTTCCTCGATTCGGTGTGGAGCGGCGTGGTGCGCCCGTGGAAGCATTTACCAGGATCGACGACAAGCCGGTACAGATCAGATCACAGATCTATTATCCCGATGGCGTGATCGTACTCGATCCCACCTTAACTGAGGTGGTTGACGTCACAAAGGGATTAAAAAAGGGAGGGTGGATTCTTATCAATTCTGATAAGAGTGCAGATTATTATGATTTTGGAGATGAATATAAGGTCTATACTGTTGATGCGACAGACATTGCTGTTCAAAATAAACTGGGATCCCGCACTGCGCCAATTGTGAATACAGCGATTGTTGGTGCGTTTGCCAAACTTACCGGCATTGTAAAGATAGATGCAGTCTTCAAAGGGATTGAAAGTTCTATTCCACGCTCACAGGAAGCCAATAAAAAGGCAGCCAAACAAGCCTATGACTCGATCGTGAGCGAATAG
- a CDS encoding divergent polysaccharide deacetylase family protein, with amino-acid sequence MANNQRKRYKKKTSKKKEDNALQKFKGLLAIAAFIIIVFIVWQVIVALQKPQKDGTLIVPEDTTEVEGVGNIIDYALNRLEIPEQFIKTYEIDGKTYKEITINSNQLSLTISNIFITDKIEEKGGQILNVNESDDGNKVEMEIFDPAEKKYYILILKNDVSGLYDKITELSIIIDDFGYFNGPLLDEFLALDKSITFAILPDLPFSEEVMHKAYNQGRASIIHVPMEPETYPKDDPGKDAIYVNLTENEIKKQMKKFIKQLPLCIGANNHMGSLATQHEYVMKPVLEVLKDNDMYFIDSRTSAKTVGYSLAEDMNIPTCQRDIFLDAGEYEDRSAAKAHDIFNLAAKKDKIVVISHAKKESLEELKKILIDLQDSNIKLVPISEIVLPEEYVL; translated from the coding sequence ATGGCAAATAATCAACGTAAAAGATACAAGAAAAAAACCTCCAAAAAGAAAGAGGATAATGCCCTTCAGAAATTTAAGGGATTACTTGCAATTGCTGCTTTTATAATTATTGTCTTTATTGTCTGGCAGGTGATCGTCGCACTGCAAAAACCTCAAAAAGATGGCACCCTTATCGTACCTGAGGATACAACAGAGGTTGAGGGTGTGGGTAACATTATCGACTATGCGCTGAACCGTCTTGAGATTCCTGAGCAATTCATCAAAACATATGAAATCGATGGTAAAACCTATAAAGAGATCACGATCAATTCGAACCAGCTCAGCTTGACGATAAGTAATATTTTCATAACAGATAAAATTGAGGAAAAAGGGGGACAGATTCTCAATGTGAATGAATCTGATGATGGAAACAAGGTCGAGATGGAGATCTTCGATCCTGCTGAGAAGAAGTACTATATTCTCATTCTGAAAAATGATGTGTCCGGTCTTTATGACAAGATCACAGAACTTTCTATTATTATCGATGATTTCGGCTATTTTAACGGTCCCCTTCTCGACGAATTCCTGGCTCTTGATAAATCTATAACATTTGCCATACTTCCCGATCTCCCGTTCAGCGAAGAGGTCATGCACAAAGCATATAACCAGGGAAGAGCAAGTATTATTCATGTGCCTATGGAACCGGAAACCTATCCTAAGGATGATCCGGGAAAAGATGCGATCTATGTTAATCTGACCGAGAACGAGATCAAAAAACAGATGAAAAAATTTATCAAACAGCTTCCCCTTTGCATCGGTGCAAACAACCATATGGGCTCGCTTGCCACACAGCATGAGTATGTGATGAAGCCGGTTCTCGAAGTTCTTAAAGATAATGATATGTATTTTATCGACAGCAGAACATCTGCAAAAACGGTCGGATATTCCCTGGCAGAAGATATGAATATCCCAACCTGTCAAAGGGACATCTTTCTGGACGCAGGAGAATATGAGGACAGATCCGCAGCAAAAGCACATGATATTTTTAACCTTGCAGCAAAAAAGGATAAAATCGTAGTTATCTCTCATGCAAAGAAAGAAAGCCTCGAAGAGTTGAAAAAGATACTGATCGATCTGCAGGATAGCAATATTAAACTTGTTCCGATTTCGGAAATAGTACTTCCCGAGGAATATGTTCTATGA
- the uppP gene encoding undecaprenyl-diphosphatase UppP: MTWLKSLILGIVQGLTEFLPVSSSGHLVIFQKILKFNDPGVLFEIAVHLGTLVAVIIYFRKDIWAIIQSIFIWEKDASDKIKNAHHLLLHLIIASAVTAFIGFTFKEKLESLFENTLLVGFMLIVTGGVLFVSDKIKNTTKNKMSVPSSLLVGFAQSVAIIPGISRSGATITTGIFTGRTRDLATRFSFLLSIPAILGATLLKFKDLSSAISSGTMGINFILGGIAAAIVGYFAIAVLIKMIKRSKLYYFSIYCWIIGIITIFFI, encoded by the coding sequence ATGACATGGCTGAAATCCTTGATCCTTGGTATTGTTCAGGGACTGACAGAATTCCTCCCGGTAAGCAGCTCTGGGCATCTTGTCATTTTTCAGAAGATTCTGAAATTTAATGATCCGGGTGTTCTCTTTGAGATTGCCGTACATCTCGGAACTCTTGTCGCTGTTATTATCTATTTCAGAAAAGATATCTGGGCAATTATTCAATCGATATTTATCTGGGAAAAGGATGCTTCCGACAAAATAAAAAACGCCCATCATCTTCTTCTTCATTTGATCATTGCCTCGGCTGTGACTGCATTTATAGGATTCACTTTCAAGGAAAAGCTGGAATCTCTATTTGAGAATACACTCCTTGTTGGTTTTATGCTGATCGTCACTGGGGGGGTACTCTTTGTTTCCGATAAGATAAAGAATACAACAAAGAATAAAATGAGCGTACCCTCATCCCTTCTTGTTGGTTTTGCACAAAGTGTGGCTATTATTCCGGGAATTTCTCGTTCCGGGGCGACAATTACAACCGGTATCTTTACTGGCAGAACCCGTGACCTTGCCACAAGGTTTTCATTCCTTCTTTCTATACCTGCGATCCTTGGTGCAACGCTTCTGAAATTCAAAGACCTCAGCTCTGCTATCTCAAGCGGAACAATGGGAATCAACTTTATACTCGGCGGCATCGCTGCAGCGATCGTTGGTTACTTCGCCATTGCGGTACTCATAAAAATGATCAAAAGATCAAAGTTGTACTACTTCTCTATCTACTGCTGGATTATCGGCATCATTACTATTTTCTTTATATAA
- the scpB gene encoding SMC-Scp complex subunit ScpB, with protein MTQNIKKSIEVLVFASEKPISAEQIAGFLSIENSKEIESLIEKLNLEYSDQGRTFCIRKVAGGYKFATDKQYYHLIERLYEEKKDVSLTSSALEVLAIVAYHQPITRPKVDAIRGVNSQYHIKNLLEVKFIKIAGRMKTFGRPLLYATTDRFLEFFGLNSIEDLPNLHQIRELMATDIAEPQNMKEKEQLELLTEESDE; from the coding sequence ATGACACAGAATATTAAAAAATCTATCGAAGTTCTAGTTTTTGCATCAGAAAAGCCCATCTCTGCAGAACAAATAGCAGGATTTCTCAGCATTGAAAACAGCAAAGAGATAGAAAGCCTTATCGAAAAACTCAATCTTGAATACAGCGACCAGGGACGCACATTCTGCATCAGGAAAGTTGCCGGTGGCTATAAATTTGCAACAGATAAGCAATACTATCACCTGATCGAGCGCCTCTATGAAGAAAAGAAGGACGTCAGCTTGACCTCTTCCGCACTCGAAGTCCTCGCAATTGTCGCTTATCATCAACCTATTACTCGTCCAAAAGTTGATGCCATCAGAGGAGTGAATTCTCAATATCATATCAAGAACCTGCTGGAAGTTAAATTCATTAAAATTGCCGGAAGGATGAAAACCTTTGGGCGACCTCTCCTTTATGCCACGACCGATAGATTTCTCGAATTCTTCGGGCTCAACTCTATAGAAGATCTTCCCAATCTCCACCAGATACGTGAACTCATGGCGACGGATATTGCAGAACCACAAAATATGAAAGAAAAAGAACAGCTCGAACTTCTAACCGAAGAATCTGATGAATAA
- the holA gene encoding DNA polymerase III subunit delta yields the protein MNKKLKYWDLKAEVQKGIFHNNYFFTDDESYLKDKAFALLKDALVPLNVIDFNYEIFYGEETKANEVMEALQSPPMLSDTKLVILRNFQTMHITYKKKIVDYLQKPIKEAVLVIEADKVNTYSGLYAKIAKLADTYYFYHPYNESEAIRFLREESVALNKSIDNDAARIMVDYIGLDCQELHSELEKVALYSGGRNHITPEDVQACIGASKGNTIYELQGALTQRNFQQAMKVLENLMANNMSPVLIVIMLTRFYTTLWDILIQRFQQNRSKTEIERTLGNWNTKSFMNAAEFYSLENFDEIFALLLEADRKLKSVDTKLNKTILEMMIYKMCKDV from the coding sequence ATGAATAAAAAACTCAAATACTGGGACTTAAAGGCAGAAGTTCAAAAGGGAATATTTCATAATAACTACTTTTTTACCGACGATGAGAGCTACCTTAAGGATAAAGCATTTGCACTCCTCAAGGATGCCCTCGTTCCTTTAAATGTTATCGATTTCAATTATGAGATCTTCTATGGTGAGGAAACAAAAGCCAATGAAGTGATGGAAGCTCTGCAAAGTCCCCCCATGCTTTCGGACACGAAACTTGTTATCCTCAGAAATTTCCAGACAATGCATATTACCTATAAGAAAAAAATAGTCGACTATCTTCAAAAACCCATTAAAGAAGCAGTTCTGGTAATCGAAGCGGATAAGGTAAACACCTACTCCGGACTCTACGCAAAGATAGCAAAGCTGGCTGATACATATTATTTTTATCACCCATATAATGAAAGCGAAGCGATCAGGTTCCTCAGAGAGGAATCCGTCGCCCTTAATAAATCAATCGATAATGATGCAGCACGGATCATGGTTGATTATATCGGGCTGGATTGCCAGGAACTTCACAGCGAACTCGAAAAAGTCGCCCTTTATTCAGGCGGGAGAAATCACATCACTCCTGAGGATGTTCAAGCATGCATAGGAGCGTCAAAAGGGAATACGATTTACGAACTTCAGGGAGCCCTTACGCAGCGAAATTTCCAACAGGCAATGAAAGTCCTGGAAAACTTGATGGCGAATAATATGTCGCCTGTACTTATTGTGATCATGCTGACGCGATTCTATACAACGCTTTGGGATATCCTCATACAACGATTCCAGCAGAACAGATCAAAGACGGAGATCGAACGGACACTTGGAAATTGGAATACAAAATCCTTTATGAATGCTGCTGAATTCTACTCACTTGAAAATTTCGATGAAATATTCGCCCTCTTGCTCGAAGCAGACAGAAAACTCAAATCAGTCGATACCAAATTAAACAAAACGATCCTCGAGATGATGATCTATAAAATGTGTAAAGATGTCTGA
- the era gene encoding GTPase Era, translated as MSEQLNFKAGFVSIIGKPNVGKSTLMNAFLGEKLSITTPKPQTTRQNLLGILSHDEYQIVFIDTPGFLKPRYLLQEKMQTSISEALKDAEVLLFIIDIETFPTEYDTQVSGIILKSKIPKLAVINKIDHEKNQEVLAEANTTLTDWGFENIFLISAKKGIGISELLEKILVLLPIHPPYYPIDNISDRNMRFFAQEIIREKIFLHLHQEIPYSTAVTVDMYEEEEDRAEVWANIFVESHSQKKIIIGKNGEMIKEIRLAAQRDIHYLTQKKIRLNLWIKIRKNWRKKERVLKEFGYK; from the coding sequence ATGTCTGAACAGCTGAATTTTAAAGCGGGATTCGTCTCGATAATCGGCAAACCGAATGTTGGTAAATCCACCCTGATGAATGCTTTTCTTGGTGAAAAACTTTCCATTACAACGCCCAAACCTCAGACCACACGTCAGAATCTACTTGGTATTCTCTCCCACGATGAGTACCAAATCGTTTTTATTGATACTCCCGGCTTTCTGAAACCCCGATACCTCTTGCAGGAGAAAATGCAGACCTCGATATCGGAAGCGCTCAAGGATGCGGAAGTCCTTCTTTTTATCATCGATATCGAGACATTTCCTACGGAATATGACACACAGGTGAGTGGTATTATCCTGAAATCGAAAATTCCTAAACTGGCAGTCATTAACAAGATCGATCATGAAAAAAACCAGGAAGTCCTTGCTGAAGCAAATACCACACTCACCGATTGGGGTTTTGAAAATATCTTTCTTATTTCAGCAAAAAAGGGCATCGGGATAAGTGAATTGCTGGAAAAAATTCTCGTACTTCTCCCGATTCATCCGCCATATTATCCTATTGATAATATTTCAGACCGCAACATGCGTTTCTTCGCGCAGGAGATCATTCGCGAGAAAATCTTCCTTCATCTTCACCAGGAAATTCCCTATTCCACTGCAGTTACGGTGGACATGTACGAAGAAGAAGAGGATAGGGCAGAAGTGTGGGCAAATATTTTTGTGGAATCACATTCGCAGAAAAAGATCATTATCGGCAAAAACGGAGAAATGATAAAAGAGATACGCCTCGCTGCACAGCGCGATATTCATTACCTTACTCAAAAGAAAATACGGCTTAATCTCTGGATTAAAATTCGTAAAAACTGGCGAAAAAAAGAACGAGTCCTCAAAGAGTTCGGATATAAGTAA
- a CDS encoding deoxynucleoside kinase, producing MIRAKDFHRINDPDGSTEDHYFVAIAGNIGVGKTTMTELISKKLEWEAYYEPVITNPYLDDFYKDMKRWSFHLQVYFLSKRFEMQKKIVENNISCIQDRTIYEDAEIFARTLFKNGSMTERDFENYQDLFKNMTYYLQDPDLIVYLRADVDELVERIRQRGRESEKTIAKSYLQELNDAYESWIPRAKKMTQVLEINTNNCTEEEIIAQAERIIERIEEFCPPSIFDR from the coding sequence ATGATCAGAGCAAAAGATTTCCACCGTATTAATGACCCAGACGGCTCAACCGAAGATCACTATTTCGTTGCAATCGCCGGCAATATCGGTGTGGGCAAAACCACCATGACCGAACTTATCAGCAAAAAACTGGAGTGGGAAGCATACTACGAACCGGTCATTACCAATCCCTACCTCGACGACTTCTACAAAGACATGAAACGATGGAGCTTCCACCTGCAGGTGTACTTCCTCTCAAAGCGATTTGAGATGCAGAAAAAGATTGTCGAAAACAACATCTCGTGCATCCAGGACAGAACCATCTACGAAGATGCAGAAATCTTTGCGCGCACCCTGTTCAAAAACGGCTCCATGACCGAACGGGATTTCGAGAATTACCAGGACCTTTTCAAGAATATGACCTACTACCTGCAGGATCCAGACCTGATCGTGTACCTGCGTGCCGATGTGGATGAACTGGTCGAGCGCATACGGCAGCGTGGACGTGAAAGCGAAAAAACCATTGCCAAAAGCTACCTGCAGGAATTGAACGACGCCTACGAAAGCTGGATCCCCCGTGCGAAAAAAATGACACAAGTGCTGGAAATTAATACAAACAATTGTACTGAAGAGGAAATTATTGCCCAGGCAGAACGGATTATTGAAAGAATCGAGGAATTCTGCCCACCGTCGATTTTTGATAGGTAG
- a CDS encoding DUF998 domain-containing protein — MTGLAGGGLIVCVSVITALVYHGTKGELYSPFNHFISELGQRGVSQLAPLFNIGLMIGGMLFALFMLGLGMYIKKLYAYIAAGLGVITGIACGLVGMFPMNNMHIHVPVAMVFFRGGLITILFFSLIFLFDTQKKISKWMVIPGGITVLAFAAFLTIPKLLGYATGRSLSVPDVRPAFWLNPFLEWLVFLTVICWIISLSVYLMKKKNTT, encoded by the coding sequence ATGACCGGTCTTGCTGGTGGAGGATTGATCGTATGTGTTTCAGTAATTACAGCGCTTGTTTATCATGGAACAAAAGGGGAGTTGTATTCTCCCTTCAATCATTTCATTTCTGAGCTCGGGCAGAGAGGAGTATCGCAGCTGGCACCTCTTTTCAATATCGGGCTCATGATCGGCGGAATGCTCTTTGCGTTGTTTATGCTTGGGCTCGGCATGTACATAAAGAAACTCTATGCGTATATTGCTGCCGGACTCGGTGTTATAACAGGCATTGCATGCGGTTTGGTGGGCATGTTCCCCATGAATAATATGCACATTCACGTACCGGTCGCCATGGTCTTTTTCCGTGGCGGGTTGATCACGATTTTGTTTTTTTCGTTGATTTTCCTTTTTGATACACAGAAAAAGATCTCCAAATGGATGGTCATTCCCGGCGGGATTACTGTGCTGGCTTTTGCCGCTTTTTTGACCATTCCGAAATTGCTGGGGTATGCAACAGGCAGGTCACTTTCTGTTCCGGATGTACGCCCTGCGTTCTGGTTGAATCCCTTTCTCGAGTGGCTGGTTTTCCTGACGGTGATCTGCTGGATAATCTCATTGTCGGTGTATTTGATGAAGAAGAAAAATACCACTTAA
- a CDS encoding YcaQ family DNA glycosylase, producing the protein MITLSKDEARNLALHTQLLNDVSNITPDKNGLYDIIDHLGYVQLDTLSVVKRAHHHTLWNRHPEYDPEMLLELQRDDKRTFEYWGHAASYLPMRNYRFYQHRMNNADDPNSKWEKDRLEKYGYLFEPIMTEVREKGPCQAKDLELPGISFKKAKNLPWESTQVRFALNMLVFMGKLMIAERRKFQKYYDLTERVLPPHVDTTLPSRTELGRFLVKRALQSYGIATAKDVKDHIFLASTALIHETIKEMVGNGEIIKISVQGDEKSTYYALPSTIENLKRIPEPKRTIILSPFDNLIILRDRMRRLFDFEYALECYVTPSKRVYGYFVCPILWKNKLVGRLDPKADRKTNKLILKNIVFEDGFDEYDEFLSSFKKMLTEFMIFNECEEVEGMGY; encoded by the coding sequence ATGATTACACTCTCAAAAGATGAAGCACGAAATCTCGCGCTTCATACGCAACTTCTCAATGATGTGTCGAATATAACACCCGACAAAAATGGGCTTTATGACATTATCGACCATCTCGGTTATGTACAACTCGATACACTCTCAGTTGTTAAACGTGCCCATCATCATACGCTATGGAACAGGCACCCGGAATATGATCCGGAAATGCTACTCGAACTTCAACGTGATGACAAGCGTACTTTTGAATACTGGGGACATGCTGCATCATACCTTCCCATGAGGAATTACCGCTTCTACCAGCACAGAATGAACAATGCCGATGACCCGAATTCGAAATGGGAAAAGGATCGGCTGGAAAAGTACGGCTACCTCTTCGAACCCATCATGACTGAGGTTCGAGAAAAAGGACCATGCCAGGCAAAGGATCTCGAACTGCCCGGAATCTCATTCAAAAAAGCTAAGAATCTCCCATGGGAATCAACACAGGTGCGGTTTGCGCTGAATATGCTCGTGTTCATGGGAAAGCTCATGATCGCTGAGCGCAGGAAATTCCAAAAGTATTACGACTTAACCGAAAGAGTTTTGCCTCCTCATGTCGATACAACCTTACCGTCACGTACAGAACTTGGCAGGTTCCTTGTGAAGAGAGCGCTGCAAAGTTACGGGATCGCAACCGCAAAAGATGTAAAAGATCATATTTTTCTTGCAAGCACAGCTTTGATACACGAAACGATCAAAGAAATGGTCGGCAATGGTGAGATCATTAAAATTTCTGTCCAAGGTGATGAGAAGAGCACCTACTATGCATTACCATCAACAATAGAAAACCTTAAGAGGATTCCCGAACCAAAACGAACAATCATCCTTTCTCCCTTTGATAATTTGATAATTCTCCGCGATAGAATGCGCCGATTGTTTGATTTTGAGTATGCATTGGAATGTTATGTAACGCCGTCTAAACGTGTATACGGCTATTTTGTGTGCCCTATCCTGTGGAAGAATAAACTAGTCGGGCGTCTCGATCCGAAAGCAGACAGGAAAACAAATAAGCTAATTCTTAAAAATATTGTCTTTGAAGATGGGTTTGACGAGTATGATGAATTTTTGTCTTCATTCAAAAAGATGCTGACAGAGTTTATGATTTTTAATGAATGTGAGGAGGTTGAGGGTATGGGGTATTAG
- a CDS encoding nuclear transport factor 2 family protein — translation MKEQHALHRGLEDILEGYWLAYEQKDIEKIMKFLPDEGNILFIGTGRDEKVESIDEFIKAVKRDFEQSEKMEVELKNFNADSAGSVAWTAVDLDAKVTVRGEVLPLFVRFTAVLERISGSWLFRQMHLSFPSSEQQEGESFPVQ, via the coding sequence ATGAAAGAACAGCATGCATTGCACAGAGGATTGGAAGATATCCTCGAGGGCTACTGGCTTGCCTACGAGCAAAAAGATATCGAGAAGATAATGAAATTTTTGCCTGATGAAGGGAATATTCTTTTTATCGGAACAGGTCGTGATGAGAAGGTAGAATCGATCGATGAGTTTATTAAGGCGGTCAAGCGTGATTTTGAACAATCAGAAAAGATGGAGGTTGAACTTAAGAACTTCAATGCGGATTCTGCAGGCAGTGTAGCATGGACTGCTGTCGATCTTGATGCAAAGGTTACCGTTAGGGGAGAAGTTCTTCCACTTTTTGTGCGATTTACCGCAGTGTTGGAACGCATCAGCGGCTCATGGCTCTTCCGGCAGATGCACCTCTCTTTTCCTTCATCAGAACAGCAAGAAGGTGAGTCCTTTCCCGTACAATAA
- a CDS encoding GNAT family N-acetyltransferase: protein MNETKDKTIISEICRLITLIPEFSHKTNAEEIQKRIEGRDHEFLIAEDKGQPTGFLIAYALDEKTYYNWIMGVLPEFRDKGYGRQLIELFESIAMQKGYREVKVKTMENFPAMRHLLAAMKYEETGIDEDGKMILRKNL, encoded by the coding sequence ATGAACGAAACAAAAGATAAAACAATTATTTCAGAAATATGTAGATTAATTACTCTCATTCCCGAATTCTCCCACAAAACAAATGCCGAGGAAATCCAAAAAAGGATTGAAGGCAGAGATCACGAATTTTTAATAGCAGAAGATAAAGGGCAGCCGACAGGATTTCTCATTGCGTATGCATTGGATGAAAAAACATATTATAATTGGATCATGGGAGTGCTGCCCGAATTCAGAGACAAGGGATACGGCAGGCAGCTTATCGAGTTGTTTGAGTCCATTGCAATGCAGAAAGGATATAGAGAAGTAAAAGTCAAAACCATGGAAAATTTTCCTGCAATGAGACATCTGCTTGCTGCAATGAAATATGAGGAAACCGGAATTGATGAGGATGGGAAAATGATATTGAGAAAAAACTTGTAA